Proteins encoded together in one Synechococcus sp. BL107 window:
- a CDS encoding GNAT family N-acetyltransferase: protein MALQESDQQADVLLPSGWNGTNPTSTSLFTLDSLELHLISGSQFAPIADAVGTLRESTYRQQLSGSGNTRDLDGRDPFYDHLLLLDLESGALAGSARLQFIPQATPLEQLPGGEHSYLEHVYPGIKALLAERQHHVEIGRVALAQRFQRQPHSLMALFRGGLLISSLSGYSTLHGLVSYNHFAFSDTVNNAFLSALMRPPYRRADLGLPGPRHPVPSIQSSDKPHSIDNVQALELALRNDYGEDFRLPVLLRQYFNLMGAQVCNLSLAKDFNQITEILMAAELKSLPKERLNYFIDVPHQPIYQHFSWYRGEA from the coding sequence ATGGCGTTACAAGAATCCGATCAACAGGCTGACGTACTGCTTCCTTCGGGGTGGAACGGTACAAACCCAACGAGCACCAGCCTTTTTACCCTTGACAGCCTCGAATTGCATTTGATTTCAGGCTCACAATTTGCCCCCATCGCTGATGCAGTTGGCACATTGCGGGAATCGACATACCGCCAACAGCTCTCCGGTTCAGGCAACACTCGTGACCTGGATGGTCGAGATCCCTTTTATGACCACCTCTTACTTTTAGATCTTGAGAGCGGAGCCCTAGCGGGATCGGCCCGACTTCAATTCATCCCCCAAGCAACACCGCTTGAACAGCTTCCAGGAGGTGAACACTCATATCTTGAACACGTTTACCCAGGCATCAAAGCGCTGCTGGCTGAGCGACAACATCACGTTGAGATTGGGCGGGTCGCCCTCGCGCAACGATTCCAGCGGCAGCCTCATTCCCTGATGGCGCTCTTCCGTGGGGGGCTCTTAATTTCGTCCCTCTCGGGCTACAGCACCCTGCATGGCCTTGTCTCCTACAACCATTTCGCGTTCTCCGACACTGTCAACAACGCATTTTTAAGTGCGCTAATGCGGCCTCCTTATCGCCGCGCAGATCTTGGGCTGCCAGGGCCGCGTCACCCTGTTCCTTCCATCCAAAGCAGCGACAAACCCCATTCGATCGACAACGTCCAGGCCCTAGAACTGGCGCTGCGCAACGACTACGGCGAAGATTTCCGCTTGCCGGTGTTGCTACGGCAGTACTTCAACCTGATGGGAGCACAGGTGTGCAACCTTTCGCTGGCGAAGGATTTCAATCAAATCACTGAAATTTTGATGGCAGCAGAACTTAAGAGTCTTCCCAAGGAGCGCCTGAATTACTTCATTGATGTACCCCATCAACCGATCTACCAGCACTTCAGCTGGTACCGAGGCGAAGCCTGA
- a CDS encoding capsular polysaccharide biosynthesis protein, translated as MTRLAAARLGVPAQGMLVHQTLPRLLAPAQLLPGRCRDVDALLAWGRRPSARRVERLAQYWGLPVWHIEDGFLRSLGKGNADPPLALLVDDLGVHFDATAPSRLEHLIATQLSPEQRLRAQQVQALWCEQRLSKVNPAQESPVPEEPFVLVVDQSAGDCSIPLGWANPDSFRTMLREALADYPACTIVLKVHPDVIHGRARGHFSADDLDHPRIRVSADGLHPAGLLQRAEAVYAVTSQMGFEALLWGRPVHCFGMPFYAGWGLTHDRLLPPARRQQGVSLEALVHGALIAYPHCIDPHQHEPCSIETLMRAIGLQRRTHVLAPRRVQAFGFTPWKQRNLRRFMAGSDVIFPMPWKLPDPGIDAVAVWGRRGKPRLLRAADRRQLPTLQVEDGFLRSVGLGADLIDPISWVVDGRGMYYDATGASDLEGLLSHGHWSASQLERAAQLRQRLVGAAITKYNLQSAPWQRPSEVQRVVLVVGQVESDASIRFGAPGVCTNLGLLRAVRAAEPDAYLIYKPHPDVTAGLCRAGEGEEIAQSSCDEVLTSGSIDQLFTQIDALHVLTSLAGFEGLLRGVEVHCWGLPFYAGWGLTRDRESCSRRGRSVELDALVHAALIEYPRYVSRGSGWFITPEQAIDELIAWKDAPPQRRTVVQALFRHWGRLRRR; from the coding sequence ATGACCAGGCTTGCTGCTGCGCGACTCGGTGTGCCGGCGCAGGGAATGCTTGTGCATCAAACCCTGCCCAGGTTGTTGGCGCCGGCTCAATTGCTGCCGGGTCGTTGTCGTGATGTCGATGCGTTGTTGGCCTGGGGGCGTCGTCCGAGTGCGCGCCGGGTTGAACGGCTGGCTCAGTACTGGGGGCTTCCGGTTTGGCACATCGAGGATGGGTTTCTGCGCTCTCTCGGCAAAGGAAATGCTGATCCACCGCTGGCCCTTCTTGTTGATGATCTGGGGGTTCACTTCGATGCGACAGCTCCCAGTCGCCTCGAGCACTTGATTGCGACGCAGCTGTCGCCAGAGCAACGCCTTCGGGCGCAGCAGGTTCAGGCGCTTTGGTGTGAGCAGCGGCTCAGCAAAGTGAATCCTGCCCAGGAATCTCCGGTGCCAGAGGAACCTTTTGTTCTGGTGGTGGATCAATCAGCTGGTGATTGTTCGATCCCCCTTGGTTGGGCTAACCCAGACAGTTTTCGAACGATGCTGCGGGAGGCCTTGGCGGATTATCCGGCCTGCACCATCGTGCTCAAGGTGCATCCCGATGTCATTCACGGCCGGGCGCGGGGGCATTTCAGTGCCGATGATCTGGACCATCCCCGCATTCGAGTGAGTGCGGATGGTTTGCATCCGGCTGGACTGCTGCAACGGGCGGAGGCGGTCTATGCCGTCACGTCTCAGATGGGATTTGAGGCCCTGCTTTGGGGGAGACCGGTCCATTGTTTTGGGATGCCGTTTTATGCCGGTTGGGGGCTCACCCACGACCGCTTATTGCCGCCTGCTCGCCGTCAACAAGGGGTGTCTTTAGAGGCGTTAGTGCATGGAGCCCTCATTGCGTATCCCCATTGCATTGATCCCCATCAGCACGAGCCCTGCTCGATTGAAACCTTGATGCGGGCCATTGGCTTGCAGCGCCGGACGCATGTCTTGGCTCCCAGAAGAGTGCAGGCGTTTGGGTTCACTCCCTGGAAACAACGCAACCTTCGACGCTTCATGGCCGGGAGCGACGTGATCTTTCCGATGCCATGGAAGCTCCCTGATCCGGGCATCGATGCGGTGGCGGTGTGGGGCCGTCGTGGCAAACCACGGCTGCTGCGCGCCGCGGACCGTCGCCAGTTACCGACCTTGCAAGTGGAGGATGGTTTCCTTCGGTCAGTGGGACTGGGGGCCGACTTGATCGATCCGATCTCTTGGGTGGTGGATGGCCGCGGCATGTATTACGACGCCACGGGGGCCAGTGATTTGGAAGGTTTGTTGTCCCATGGCCATTGGTCGGCCTCTCAGCTAGAGCGTGCAGCACAACTGCGGCAGCGGTTGGTGGGTGCAGCGATCACCAAATACAACCTTCAATCGGCCCCCTGGCAGCGCCCCTCCGAGGTTCAACGGGTCGTTCTGGTGGTGGGTCAAGTGGAGAGTGATGCCTCGATTCGGTTTGGTGCGCCTGGGGTTTGCACCAACCTCGGTTTGTTACGGGCCGTGCGAGCTGCTGAACCCGATGCCTATCTCATCTACAAACCCCATCCCGATGTAACAGCAGGCCTCTGTCGCGCCGGAGAGGGGGAAGAGATCGCCCAGAGCAGTTGCGATGAGGTGCTGACCTCAGGGTCGATTGACCAGCTTTTTACCCAGATTGATGCGTTGCATGTGCTCACATCTTTGGCGGGGTTTGAGGGGCTCCTCCGAGGCGTGGAGGTGCATTGCTGGGGTTTGCCTTTTTATGCGGGCTGGGGGTTAACCCGTGATCGTGAGAGCTGTTCGAGACGCGGTCGTTCCGTGGAGCTCGATGCGCTCGTCCATGCAGCATTAATCGAGTATCCCCGATACGTCAGTCGTGGGAGTGGTTGGTTCATCACCCCTGAGCAGGCCATTGATGAGTTGATTGCCTGGAAAGATGCTCCCCCCCAACGCCGCACCGTGGTGCAGGCACTGTTTCGCCATTGGGGTCGGCTCCGCCGTCGTTAG
- a CDS encoding 1-acyl-sn-glycerol-3-phosphate acyltransferase, whose amino-acid sequence MGLKTMLSWTDGCKYFLLILARIIFRIGLLCSVFFVYSLQLIALVSQKKILASRLLAFASRLVLHALGVQVVVCGQAGEYLNKSSQSRIYLYNHQNPLDLFLIQGYLQIPSLTTAGLHLGLVFPWFSLSASNAGHVLMNHREPLSRRSAVHRASDVVRKYGGIVIAPNGSLKTSIFQRVSASALILARKHQSLIIPCFFSYSNLEIPEKDFYHPLIILAKRLPAPLAKIKCRIGLSADLDCPADFRDREGFRRAVQAYYREQQESD is encoded by the coding sequence TTGGGTCTAAAAACCATGCTTAGTTGGACAGATGGCTGCAAATATTTTTTGTTGATATTGGCGCGGATTATTTTTCGTATTGGTTTACTTTGTTCAGTTTTTTTTGTTTATAGCTTGCAGCTAATAGCTCTTGTATCGCAGAAAAAAATATTGGCCTCAAGGCTTTTGGCATTTGCTTCAAGACTTGTGCTGCATGCTTTGGGAGTTCAAGTTGTTGTTTGTGGTCAAGCGGGTGAATACTTGAATAAGTCGTCACAATCTCGTATCTATTTGTATAATCACCAAAATCCGCTTGATCTTTTTTTAATACAGGGGTATCTACAAATTCCAAGTCTTACAACGGCTGGTCTGCATTTAGGCTTGGTTTTTCCATGGTTTTCGTTGTCTGCATCAAATGCAGGGCACGTATTAATGAACCATAGGGAGCCCCTCTCTCGTCGCTCAGCAGTACATAGGGCCTCAGATGTAGTAAGAAAGTATGGCGGTATTGTGATAGCTCCAAATGGATCGCTTAAAACATCTATTTTTCAGCGTGTGTCTGCCAGTGCTTTGATCTTGGCAAGAAAGCATCAGTCGCTGATTATTCCCTGTTTTTTTTCTTATAGCAATCTCGAAATTCCTGAAAAAGATTTTTATCATCCATTGATTATTTTGGCGAAGCGACTTCCGGCTCCGCTTGCAAAGATTAAATGTCGCATTGGATTGTCGGCTGATCTTGACTGCCCAGCAGATTTTCGCGATCGGGAGGGATTTAGGCGAGCTGTTCAGGCTTATTACAGGGAGCAGCAAGAATCAGACTGA
- a CDS encoding SLBB domain-containing protein — MSLILRSGLSAGMVVAWMLTLSSLGVGAARSEERRNWLKVPERSVKTVEPAAAPISRFTATSYRYRLAPGDQLVMSVFKIEGYEAKVEVLSDGTINLPRLGTVLVWGLTLEEARQKITKGYRQILRRPIVYLDLARQRPIRVTVTGEVERPGIYTLQVNASKADIDQGLGSGGGWPTLVDVIARAGGITAVGDLSSLELMRPSYTNGGQSKRYKFDYLTVLKNGGHAPNPLIYDGDSVRVVRADSPTTTDLIAGSISNFSPALIQVAVIGEVKSPGSIQVPPNSPLAAAVLKAGGIEPIRGSIARVAVIRTERDGSTSVKKMTYSPDALLSNPNNPPLRQGDIVVVDRNVRTQITDGMNAALEPLNPIVNAMSIFRVLGLPSPFGTEN; from the coding sequence ATGTCCCTCATTCTTCGGTCCGGATTATCTGCAGGCATGGTCGTCGCTTGGATGTTGACCCTGTCCTCGCTTGGGGTAGGAGCAGCAAGGTCGGAGGAGAGGCGCAATTGGCTCAAAGTCCCAGAGAGGTCTGTCAAGACCGTTGAACCCGCAGCAGCTCCGATCAGCCGATTCACGGCAACGTCCTATCGGTATCGGCTTGCACCTGGAGACCAATTGGTGATGTCGGTGTTCAAGATTGAAGGCTACGAAGCAAAGGTTGAGGTTTTGAGCGATGGCACGATCAATCTTCCCCGCTTGGGCACAGTCTTGGTGTGGGGATTAACGCTGGAGGAGGCGCGCCAAAAAATTACCAAGGGCTACAGGCAGATTCTCCGGCGTCCGATTGTCTATTTGGATTTGGCCCGACAACGCCCAATCAGGGTCACAGTGACTGGTGAAGTCGAGAGGCCTGGTATTTACACGTTGCAAGTCAATGCCAGTAAAGCTGATATCGATCAAGGACTTGGGAGTGGTGGTGGTTGGCCAACGCTTGTTGATGTGATAGCTCGCGCTGGAGGAATTACGGCTGTCGGAGATCTTTCCAGCTTGGAACTTATGCGTCCGAGCTACACCAATGGTGGACAGTCGAAACGCTACAAATTTGATTACCTAACCGTTTTGAAGAATGGTGGGCATGCACCAAATCCACTTATTTATGACGGGGATAGTGTTCGGGTTGTTCGAGCTGATTCACCCACGACGACCGATCTCATAGCGGGATCAATTTCTAATTTTTCTCCTGCATTGATTCAAGTAGCGGTGATTGGAGAGGTTAAAAGCCCTGGTTCAATTCAGGTCCCACCAAATTCACCATTGGCGGCAGCAGTCCTGAAAGCTGGTGGCATTGAACCGATTCGCGGCAGCATTGCGCGTGTTGCTGTGATTCGTACAGAACGTGATGGATCTACATCCGTCAAGAAAATGACGTACAGCCCTGATGCATTGCTGAGTAATCCAAACAACCCTCCCTTGAGACAAGGCGACATCGTTGTGGTCGACCGCAATGTTCGGACTCAGATTACAGACGGTATGAATGCAGCATTAGAGCCTTTAAATCCCATCGTCAATGCGATGTCGATTTTCCGCGTTCTTGGGTTGCCATCACCATTTGGCACTGAAAACTAA
- a CDS encoding acyl carrier protein → MLLLAEVHPDKHALEGRLVEILHRISGTDPALIKADARLMEDIGIDSLGFYEILIEADTCFGIRIPEETLLQFRTVGDIQTHLESLELTQPNAENA, encoded by the coding sequence GTGCTCCTATTGGCCGAGGTACACCCCGACAAGCACGCGCTCGAGGGACGCCTTGTGGAGATCCTGCATCGCATCTCAGGAACCGACCCTGCCTTAATTAAGGCGGATGCTCGTTTGATGGAAGATATCGGTATCGATTCGCTGGGCTTCTACGAGATTCTGATCGAGGCCGATACCTGTTTCGGAATTCGCATCCCAGAGGAAACCCTTCTGCAATTCCGAACCGTTGGTGATATTCAGACCCATCTTGAGTCGCTAGAGCTCACACAACCAAATGCCGAAAACGCCTGA
- a CDS encoding beta-ketoacyl-[acyl-carrier-protein] synthase family protein: MPKTPERSAIVGWGSITPIGSNPCSTWEAALSGRSGIQALHDPWCSDLATRIAGRVDESAFASLEPILRRRADRCAQLALLAARQAWGMALERVPGVDPDRVAVVIGTGIGGLSTMHEQHIQLSEGGASRVNPLTVPMLIPDAPAGQVAIDLGLHGGAHAPVSACASGAEAMMLAQMLLNDDRADLVLAGGTEAPVNRLGLVGFSAMRALSSRNDAPEQASRPYSIDRDGFVLSEGAGILAMMRDRDAPKGATLGWQLASGSSSDGHHIVAPEPQGIQASRAINDALRRADIHPEDLCAVQAHATGTSLGDLAEARAMHRSLRTVADSLPVYAPKGQLGHLLGAAGSVEAILGLQALSEGILPQSINADPLDPGVDLAVTTSEPVKLKEHQSERFMLKNAFGFGGHNISLILAAPCNKPEQLA; encoded by the coding sequence ATGCCGAAAACGCCTGAACGTTCGGCCATTGTTGGCTGGGGTTCAATTACCCCCATCGGCTCAAATCCCTGCAGCACCTGGGAAGCAGCCCTAAGCGGCCGCTCGGGAATCCAAGCGCTTCACGACCCCTGGTGCAGCGACCTGGCAACACGCATTGCTGGACGGGTAGATGAATCTGCCTTTGCATCGTTGGAGCCCATCCTGAGGAGACGCGCTGACCGCTGTGCACAGCTTGCTTTGTTAGCAGCGCGACAGGCTTGGGGCATGGCATTAGAGCGAGTGCCGGGGGTAGATCCCGATCGGGTCGCTGTCGTCATCGGGACGGGGATTGGTGGGCTCTCCACCATGCATGAACAGCACATCCAACTCTCCGAAGGGGGCGCATCAAGGGTCAATCCCCTCACCGTGCCAATGCTGATCCCCGACGCTCCCGCGGGCCAAGTCGCCATCGACCTTGGACTCCATGGCGGAGCTCATGCACCAGTCTCGGCCTGCGCTTCTGGCGCTGAAGCCATGATGCTGGCCCAAATGTTGCTCAACGATGACCGAGCCGATCTTGTGCTTGCTGGAGGAACAGAAGCGCCGGTGAACCGACTCGGCCTCGTGGGGTTCTCCGCCATGCGCGCTTTGTCATCCCGTAATGACGCACCGGAGCAGGCCTCACGTCCTTACAGCATCGACCGAGACGGCTTTGTGTTGTCAGAGGGGGCCGGGATTCTTGCCATGATGCGCGATCGGGATGCCCCTAAAGGTGCAACGCTCGGCTGGCAACTCGCGAGTGGCAGCAGCAGCGATGGGCATCACATTGTGGCGCCAGAGCCACAAGGGATCCAGGCCAGTCGAGCGATTAACGATGCCCTGCGACGGGCGGACATCCACCCTGAAGATCTCTGTGCAGTTCAGGCTCATGCCACTGGCACCTCTCTCGGGGACCTTGCAGAAGCCAGAGCCATGCATCGCAGCTTGAGAACCGTTGCAGACTCCCTTCCGGTGTATGCACCAAAGGGGCAGCTTGGTCACCTCCTCGGAGCCGCCGGATCCGTTGAAGCGATCTTGGGATTACAAGCCTTAAGTGAAGGAATCTTGCCTCAAAGCATCAACGCCGACCCTCTCGATCCAGGTGTTGACTTAGCAGTCACTACATCGGAACCAGTGAAGCTGAAAGAACATCAGTCCGAGCGGTTCATGCTCAAAAATGCCTTCGGATTTGGCGGTCATAACATCAGTCTGATTCTTGCTGCTCCCTGTAATAAGCCTGAACAGCTCGCCTAA
- a CDS encoding capsular biosynthesis protein, whose product MLPPNAAPWCRHCFAIGVGSAVVRACQDFVLIHPMVSGLGRGRAPALVQVRIDGPVLLLMGPIGLFFGRFCHYLRGCGIPVTKVAFPLREFGFPSEVTVPFRGDMEAWRPYVRRLLQDRGIRHIFMYGDFIIPHRIAIEEAQSLGIEAWVFELGYLRPNYVTLERDRVNARSNLNKPVAFYQDLAPVDQLPQDIVLDPGSRWRKAWKAPTFIQHAFTHYPIIEGEHKLQPSPRFLWCQVRGSWRYWLYRWTERVVKRRLLEHESFFLSVLQVSSDSQIQMGSPYRGMHDFIEDVIRSFSEHAHASDQLAFKHHPRDRGYNNYGVLIALLARRYDVVGRVHYFHDGPLSRYLRTCRGVITVNSTVGLQALFHAVPTKTMGNTFYNLEGLTDQKPLNDFWRDPQPSNRPLFYRFYNHLVMSTQVNGNFDGDFPFRTTFPIGPEARQLESTPTLPALKPPLIRNPVVLGARVVSRMAWAGLGFVLYGLQLPAALLGRPEWAAQLMTLASAVALRALGVQVVVDDSQPSEQPGTPLVHIFNHRSPCDGLVIQAVLKLPGLTTAQLHLKWVLPGYAAAARNAGSAVLDHRQPQSRLAGLMSASTLLRDHGEIMIAPNGSLVTPIEERVSSSAWMLAQHYGGSIVPWVFRYEGLDRAVGARYKPLRLLLNRLTAPLGTIHCRRGRSSDLQLPEDPRDRDGFSRAVQQYYRQQQK is encoded by the coding sequence ATGCTCCCCCCCAACGCCGCACCGTGGTGCAGGCACTGTTTCGCCATTGGGGTCGGCTCCGCCGTCGTTAGGGCATGCCAGGATTTCGTTCTGATACACCCGATGGTGAGCGGTTTGGGTAGGGGACGGGCGCCGGCTCTGGTGCAAGTGCGCATTGATGGTCCAGTGCTCCTCTTAATGGGTCCGATTGGCCTGTTTTTTGGCCGGTTTTGCCACTACCTCAGGGGCTGTGGGATCCCCGTGACCAAAGTCGCCTTCCCGTTGCGGGAATTTGGGTTCCCGTCTGAGGTAACGGTGCCATTTCGCGGTGATATGGAGGCGTGGCGTCCGTATGTCCGACGTCTGCTCCAGGACCGCGGTATCCGGCACATTTTTATGTACGGGGATTTCATCATTCCCCATCGAATCGCGATTGAAGAAGCTCAGTCGCTCGGTATCGAAGCGTGGGTGTTTGAACTTGGCTATTTACGACCCAACTACGTCACGTTGGAGCGTGATCGAGTGAATGCTCGATCCAATCTGAACAAGCCGGTTGCTTTTTATCAGGATCTCGCTCCTGTCGATCAACTGCCCCAAGACATCGTCCTGGATCCGGGGTCGCGATGGCGCAAGGCTTGGAAAGCGCCCACGTTTATTCAGCATGCTTTTACCCATTACCCAATCATCGAAGGGGAGCACAAACTGCAGCCCTCTCCGCGTTTTTTGTGGTGCCAGGTGCGCGGTAGCTGGCGCTATTGGCTGTATCGCTGGACCGAGAGAGTTGTGAAGCGGCGACTGCTGGAACATGAGTCTTTTTTCCTTTCTGTCCTGCAGGTTTCCAGCGATTCTCAAATTCAGATGGGATCCCCCTATCGGGGCATGCACGATTTCATTGAAGATGTAATTCGATCTTTTTCCGAGCATGCCCATGCTTCGGATCAATTGGCCTTTAAACATCACCCGCGCGATCGCGGCTACAACAATTACGGCGTATTAATTGCCCTCTTGGCCCGCCGCTATGACGTTGTCGGCAGGGTGCACTACTTCCACGATGGCCCATTAAGTCGGTATCTACGGACGTGTCGAGGTGTAATCACTGTGAACAGCACGGTGGGCCTTCAAGCCCTGTTTCATGCAGTTCCAACCAAGACCATGGGTAACACCTTCTACAACTTGGAAGGCCTCACAGATCAAAAACCCCTCAACGACTTCTGGCGTGATCCTCAGCCCAGCAATCGGCCGCTTTTTTACCGCTTTTACAACCATCTCGTGATGAGCACGCAGGTTAATGGCAATTTCGATGGGGACTTCCCCTTCCGCACTACCTTTCCGATCGGCCCGGAAGCTCGCCAGCTGGAGTCGACTCCCACCTTGCCGGCATTGAAGCCGCCTTTGATTCGGAACCCTGTGGTCTTGGGGGCTCGGGTGGTGTCTCGCATGGCATGGGCTGGCCTGGGCTTTGTGCTGTACGGCCTACAACTTCCAGCCGCACTGCTCGGCCGACCAGAGTGGGCGGCCCAATTGATGACCCTGGCGTCCGCTGTCGCCCTGCGTGCCTTGGGTGTGCAGGTGGTGGTTGACGACAGCCAACCCTCTGAACAACCTGGCACTCCCTTGGTGCACATTTTTAATCACCGCAGCCCCTGTGATGGCTTGGTGATTCAGGCCGTGCTCAAGTTGCCTGGCCTCACGACGGCGCAGTTGCATCTCAAATGGGTGCTGCCTGGCTACGCGGCTGCGGCGCGCAATGCCGGTTCAGCGGTGCTCGATCATCGACAGCCCCAGTCCCGTCTTGCGGGGCTGATGAGTGCATCCACGTTGTTGAGGGATCACGGTGAAATCATGATTGCTCCGAACGGATCGTTGGTGACACCGATTGAAGAGCGGGTCTCGTCCAGCGCCTGGATGTTGGCTCAGCATTACGGCGGCAGCATCGTGCCCTGGGTTTTTCGCTACGAGGGGTTAGATCGCGCTGTGGGTGCTCGCTATAAACCGCTGCGCTTGCTCTTGAATCGATTGACGGCACCATTAGGCACGATTCACTGTCGCCGCGGCCGCTCATCTGATTTGCAACTTCCTGAAGATCCCCGTGATCGTGATGGCTTTAGTCGTGCTGTTCAGCAGTACTATAGGCAGCAACAAAAATAA
- the purB gene encoding adenylosuccinate lyase: protein MIERYTLPEMGAIWSEQAKFQSWLDVEIAATEANCRLGRVPEEALETIKTKASFSVDRILEIEAEVRHDVIAFLTNVNEHVGDAGRHIHVGMTSSDVLDTGLALQMKRSVVLLRTELDALADALRTLARAHKSTEMIGRSHAIHGEPITFGFKVAGWLAETERNRSRLERLETDVAVGQISGAMGTYANTDPQVEAISCEILGLTPDTASTQVISRDRHADYVQTLALVAASLERFSTEIRNLQRTDVLEVEENFAKGQKGSSAMPHKRNPIRSERISGLARVIRSYTIAALENVTLWHERDISHSSTERMMLPDCSVTLHFMLREMTAVVQGLGVYPANMRRNMNVYGGVVFSQRVLLALVSTGMSREEAYRIVQRNAHTAWNKEGGNFRANLDSDADVAAHLSGDALDACFSTEVHQENLDVIWNRLGI from the coding sequence GTGATCGAGCGCTACACCCTCCCCGAGATGGGAGCCATCTGGAGTGAGCAAGCCAAATTTCAAAGTTGGCTTGACGTGGAAATTGCAGCCACGGAAGCCAACTGCCGCCTCGGCCGCGTGCCAGAGGAAGCCCTCGAAACGATCAAAACCAAAGCCTCCTTTTCCGTCGATCGGATTCTGGAAATTGAGGCAGAGGTCCGTCACGACGTGATTGCCTTTCTCACCAATGTGAATGAGCATGTCGGCGATGCTGGCCGTCATATCCACGTTGGGATGACCAGTTCCGATGTTTTGGATACAGGCTTAGCCCTACAGATGAAACGCTCCGTGGTGCTGTTGCGCACGGAACTCGATGCCCTCGCCGATGCCCTAAGAACATTGGCCCGTGCGCACAAAAGCACGGAGATGATCGGACGCTCCCACGCCATCCATGGCGAGCCAATCACGTTTGGATTCAAAGTGGCCGGCTGGTTGGCCGAAACCGAACGGAACCGCAGCCGGCTCGAACGCTTGGAAACCGATGTGGCCGTTGGACAAATCAGTGGGGCGATGGGCACCTACGCCAACACAGATCCACAAGTGGAAGCGATCAGTTGCGAGATCCTCGGGTTAACACCTGACACAGCCAGCACCCAAGTGATCTCCCGTGATCGCCATGCGGACTACGTGCAGACCCTGGCCCTCGTGGCAGCGTCACTCGAGCGGTTTTCCACGGAAATTCGCAACCTCCAGCGCACTGACGTGCTCGAGGTGGAGGAAAACTTCGCCAAAGGTCAAAAGGGCAGCTCGGCCATGCCCCACAAACGCAATCCGATCCGTAGCGAACGGATCAGCGGACTCGCCCGGGTGATTCGCAGCTACACCATTGCAGCCCTCGAAAATGTGACTCTGTGGCATGAGCGCGATATCAGCCACAGTTCAACAGAACGGATGATGTTGCCGGATTGTTCCGTCACCCTGCACTTCATGTTGAGGGAGATGACCGCCGTCGTTCAAGGATTGGGCGTCTACCCCGCGAACATGCGCCGCAACATGAATGTGTATGGCGGGGTGGTCTTCAGTCAGCGTGTTCTTCTCGCCCTCGTCAGCACTGGAATGAGTCGGGAAGAGGCCTATCGCATCGTCCAACGCAACGCCCACACCGCATGGAATAAGGAGGGAGGCAACTTCCGCGCCAACCTCGACAGCGATGCCGATGTAGCAGCCCATCTTTCCGGTGATGCACTAGACGCGTGTTTCAGCACGGAGGTTCACCAGGAGAATCTGGACGTGATTTGGAATCGCTTGGGGATTTAA